The following proteins come from a genomic window of Myroides odoratus DSM 2801:
- a CDS encoding DNA topoisomerase IV subunit B: protein MQNQNQYTEDNIRSLDWKEHIRMRPGMYIGKLGDGSSPDDGIYILIKEVIDNSIDEFVMGTGKTIEVTLKDKMVTVRDFGRGIPLGKVIDVVSKMNTGGKYDSKAFKKSVGLNGVGTKAVNALSNYFRVVSVRDNQQKAAEFSAGDLVNEEELTETTKRKGTKVSFIADEKIFKNYKYRKEYIERMLKNYCYLNKGLTIIFNGEKFYSENGLMDLLNENIDAEDQVYPIIHLTGDDIEVAITHSKTQYSEEYYSFVNGQNTTQGGTHLGAFREALVRTLKEFYNKNFEASDIRKSIVAAISVKVEEPVFESQTKTKLGSTDMGPDLPTVRTFVNDFVKTQLDNYLHKNPEIADALLRKILQAERERKELSGIRKIAKERAKKASLHNRKLRDCRVHLTDIKNPRYLESTLFITEGDSASGSITKSRDVNTQAVFSLRGKPLNSYGMTKKIVYENEEFNLLQAALDIEEDFESLRYNNIVIATDADVDGMHIRLLLITFFLQFFPELIKEGHLYILQTPLFRVRNRKETIYCYSEEERVAAIEKLKPKPEITRFKGLGEISPDEFQHFIGESIRLDPVMLDKSMSIEKMLEFYMGKNTPDRQEFIIDNLKVELDVVEE, encoded by the coding sequence TGGATCGTCTCCAGATGATGGGATTTATATCCTAATCAAGGAGGTAATTGACAATAGTATTGATGAGTTTGTAATGGGCACAGGAAAAACTATTGAAGTTACATTAAAAGACAAAATGGTTACGGTTCGTGACTTTGGACGTGGTATTCCGTTAGGAAAGGTGATCGATGTAGTGTCGAAAATGAACACAGGAGGGAAATATGACTCAAAGGCTTTTAAAAAATCTGTTGGTCTAAATGGGGTAGGTACAAAAGCCGTGAATGCGCTATCTAATTATTTCCGCGTTGTTTCTGTTCGTGATAATCAACAAAAAGCAGCTGAATTTTCAGCAGGTGATTTGGTGAACGAAGAGGAATTAACGGAAACTACGAAACGCAAAGGAACGAAAGTATCGTTTATTGCGGATGAGAAAATTTTCAAAAACTACAAGTACCGCAAAGAATATATTGAGCGCATGCTCAAAAATTATTGCTATCTGAATAAAGGACTAACCATTATTTTCAATGGAGAAAAGTTTTATTCAGAAAATGGATTAATGGATTTGCTGAATGAAAATATCGATGCAGAAGATCAAGTTTATCCAATCATTCACTTAACAGGTGATGATATTGAAGTAGCGATTACCCATAGTAAAACACAATATTCAGAAGAGTACTACTCGTTTGTAAACGGACAAAATACAACGCAAGGAGGAACGCATTTAGGTGCATTCAGAGAGGCTTTGGTTCGCACATTAAAAGAGTTTTACAACAAAAACTTTGAAGCATCAGATATTCGTAAGTCTATTGTAGCTGCTATTTCAGTAAAAGTGGAAGAACCTGTTTTCGAATCGCAAACCAAAACAAAATTAGGTTCAACGGATATGGGACCTGATTTGCCAACGGTAAGAACGTTTGTGAATGACTTCGTTAAAACGCAGTTAGATAATTACTTGCATAAAAACCCAGAAATTGCCGATGCGTTGTTGCGCAAAATTTTGCAAGCGGAACGTGAACGCAAGGAGTTATCTGGTATTCGAAAAATTGCCAAAGAACGCGCAAAAAAAGCAAGTTTACACAACCGTAAATTACGCGATTGTCGTGTGCATTTAACAGACATCAAGAACCCAAGATATTTAGAAAGTACTCTTTTTATTACGGAGGGGGATTCAGCTTCTGGATCGATTACCAAATCGAGAGATGTGAATACCCAAGCTGTATTTAGTTTACGCGGTAAACCACTAAACTCGTATGGAATGACCAAAAAAATTGTATACGAAAATGAGGAGTTCAACTTGCTTCAAGCAGCATTAGATATTGAAGAAGACTTTGAAAGCTTGCGCTACAACAACATCGTAATCGCAACGGATGCCGATGTCGATGGAATGCACATTCGCTTGCTATTAATTACATTCTTTTTGCAATTCTTTCCTGAATTAATCAAAGAAGGTCATTTGTATATTTTACAGACCCCTTTATTCCGTGTGAGAAATAGAAAAGAAACAATTTATTGTTACAGTGAGGAAGAGCGCGTAGCAGCTATTGAAAAGCTAAAACCTAAACCAGAAATCACGCGATTCAAAGGGTTAGGAGAGATTTCTCCAGATGAGTTTCAACACTTCATTGGGGAGAGTATACGCTTAGATCCTGTGATGCTTGATAAATCAATGTCTATTGAAAAAATGTTAGAATTTTATATGGGTAAAAATACCCCAGATAGACAGGAGTTTATTATTGATAATTTGAAAGTTGAACTTGATGTTGTAGAAGAATAG
- a CDS encoding DNA gyrase/topoisomerase IV subunit A, with the protein MSTEDNLNEDIQPNNLENGEFVEDHTELQEEEEKETITKVTGMYKEWFLDYASYVILERAVPAIEDGFKPVQRRIMHSMKELDDGRYNKVANVVGHTMQYHPHGDASIGDAMVQLGQKELLIDMQGNWGNILTGDGAAASRYIEARLSKFALEVLYSPKITEWQLSYDGRRNEPVNLPVKFPLLLAQGAEGIAVGLSTKVLPHNFIELIDASVKILKGKPFTLYPDFPTEGIADVSNYNDGLRGGRVRVRARISQLDKNTLVITQIPFSTTTTSLIDSILKANEKGKLKIRKIEDNTAANVEILIHLPPGTSPDKTIDALYAFTGCETSIAPLACIIQDNKPLFIGVSDMLKRSTHQTVDLLKQELEIELGELEERWHFLSLERIFIENRIYRAIEEEETWEGVLSSIDEGLKPFVIHLKRAVTQEDIIRLTEIRIKRISRFDIDKANQQIESLEGEIEQVKYNLEHLIDFAIKYFTNLKEKYGKGRERKTELRSFDTIEATKVVLRNTKLYVNRQEGFFGTSLRKDEYVCDCSDIDDIIVFLRDGSMVISKVEEKRFVGKDIIHIDVFAKNDKRTIYNLIYRDGKSGPTYIKRFNVMSITRDKVYDLTQGNAGSQILYFSANPNGEAEVVTILLRQLSNVKKLKFDVDFADLLIKGRIAKGNLVTKYAIKKIELKEKGISTLRPRKIWYDDTVRRLNVEGRGDLLGEFKPEDRLLIITQSGRVKTVVPELTTHFEEDMIVLEKWKPTKPISAIYYDGEKARYYVKRFVVENENREDVFISEHENSKLELISTDYRPVVEVVFSKVKGVQKENLVLDLEQFITIKGIKALGNQLTADKVKQIDHLESLPYEEVVEEEEVITYDVENLPDVNIDEDGQSSLF; encoded by the coding sequence ATGAGTACGGAAGATAATTTGAATGAAGATATCCAGCCAAATAACCTAGAAAATGGGGAGTTTGTAGAAGATCATACGGAATTACAAGAAGAAGAGGAAAAAGAAACGATTACCAAGGTTACGGGCATGTACAAGGAATGGTTCTTGGACTATGCCTCGTATGTTATTTTAGAACGTGCCGTACCTGCTATTGAAGATGGTTTTAAGCCTGTTCAGCGTCGTATCATGCATTCCATGAAGGAATTGGATGATGGACGATACAATAAAGTAGCCAATGTTGTTGGGCATACGATGCAGTATCACCCACACGGAGATGCAAGTATTGGAGATGCTATGGTGCAGTTAGGGCAAAAAGAATTGCTCATTGACATGCAAGGAAACTGGGGAAATATCCTGACAGGAGATGGAGCAGCAGCTTCGCGTTATATCGAAGCGCGTCTAAGTAAGTTTGCTTTAGAGGTATTGTATTCGCCTAAAATTACAGAATGGCAGCTGTCGTATGATGGTCGTCGTAATGAACCTGTGAATTTACCTGTAAAGTTTCCTTTGCTATTGGCACAAGGAGCGGAAGGGATTGCCGTAGGTTTATCGACGAAAGTATTGCCTCATAACTTCATCGAGCTGATTGATGCTTCAGTTAAAATTTTAAAAGGAAAACCGTTTACCTTATATCCCGATTTCCCAACGGAGGGAATTGCCGATGTATCTAATTATAACGATGGATTGCGTGGCGGACGTGTACGTGTGCGTGCGCGTATCTCGCAATTAGACAAGAATACCTTAGTGATTACGCAGATTCCTTTTTCAACGACTACGACTTCATTGATCGATAGTATATTGAAAGCCAATGAAAAAGGGAAATTAAAAATTAGAAAAATTGAAGACAATACAGCAGCAAATGTGGAAATCTTAATCCACTTGCCTCCTGGAACGTCTCCAGATAAAACAATTGATGCTTTATATGCCTTTACGGGATGTGAAACATCTATTGCGCCTTTAGCTTGTATCATTCAAGATAACAAACCGCTGTTTATTGGGGTTTCAGATATGCTAAAACGTTCAACACATCAAACGGTTGATTTATTAAAGCAAGAGCTGGAAATCGAATTAGGGGAGTTAGAGGAAAGATGGCACTTTTTATCCTTAGAGCGTATTTTTATTGAAAATAGAATTTATCGCGCAATTGAGGAAGAAGAAACATGGGAAGGAGTGCTTTCATCGATTGATGAAGGGTTAAAGCCATTTGTTATCCATCTGAAGAGAGCAGTAACACAAGAGGATATTATCCGATTGACCGAGATTCGAATCAAGCGTATTTCTCGTTTTGATATTGATAAGGCCAATCAGCAAATTGAATCCTTAGAAGGAGAAATCGAACAAGTGAAATACAATTTAGAACACTTGATTGATTTTGCTATCAAGTACTTTACTAATTTGAAAGAGAAATACGGTAAAGGAAGAGAACGCAAAACGGAATTGAGAAGTTTTGATACTATTGAAGCAACGAAAGTGGTTTTGAGAAACACGAAACTTTATGTCAATAGACAGGAAGGGTTCTTTGGAACTTCGTTGCGAAAAGATGAATATGTTTGCGATTGTTCGGATATCGACGATATTATTGTCTTTTTACGCGATGGATCGATGGTGATTTCAAAGGTGGAAGAGAAGCGTTTTGTGGGGAAAGATATCATTCATATTGATGTATTTGCCAAAAACGATAAACGCACCATTTACAACTTGATTTACCGCGATGGAAAATCAGGCCCAACGTATATCAAGCGTTTTAACGTAATGAGTATTACCCGTGACAAAGTATACGATTTAACGCAAGGAAATGCAGGTTCTCAAATCTTGTATTTCTCTGCCAATCCTAATGGGGAAGCAGAAGTCGTAACGATTTTATTGCGTCAATTGAGTAATGTCAAGAAATTGAAATTTGATGTTGATTTCGCGGACCTCTTAATTAAAGGACGTATCGCAAAAGGAAACCTGGTAACGAAATATGCCATCAAGAAAATTGAACTCAAAGAAAAGGGAATTTCTACCTTGCGTCCGCGCAAAATTTGGTATGATGATACAGTAAGAAGGTTGAATGTTGAAGGAAGAGGGGATTTACTTGGAGAATTCAAACCAGAAGATCGCTTGTTGATCATCACCCAAAGTGGAAGAGTCAAAACAGTAGTTCCTGAATTGACTACGCATTTTGAGGAAGACATGATTGTATTGGAAAAATGGAAACCAACAAAACCTATTTCTGCTATTTATTATGATGGCGAAAAAGCAAGATACTATGTGAAGCGATTTGTGGTTGAAAATGAAAATAGAGAAGATGTGTTTATTTCTGAACATGAGAATTCAAAATTGGAATTGATTTCAACGGATTATCGCCCAGTAGTAGAGGTTGTTTTCTCTAAAGTAAAAGGAGTACAGAAAGAAAACTTAGTTCTTGATTTAGAGCAATTTATAACGATTAAGGGAATTAAAGCTTTAGGTAACCAATTAACGGCTGACAAAGTAAAACAAATTGATCATTTGGAATCTTTACCCTATGAAGAAGTAGTGGAAGAGGAGGAAGTAATTACCTATGATGTAGAGAATTTGCCAGATGTTAATATAGATGAAGACGGACAAAGTAGCTTGTTTTAA
- a CDS encoding phospholipase A: MKWRFCVLCSCAVVMTISTSYGQTVSDDHLFENTTVHSLTERWDLSSTAKRKTFTISPYKPIYLLPARWTSKPNMQPFSYSEHMGQPQAVDYNRVEARFQLSFKTKVTEGLLFGKGDVWLAFTQTANWQVYNGEISRPFRELNYEPEVIFNYPLNLSIGNFKVKMAGFAFNHQSNGKSEPTSRSWNRVIMHAGMEYNQWTFMLKPWIRLGEKNKTDDNALITEYYGKGELTVAYQHNGQVLTFMTRNNMRLNSRYKGFHELTYTYPIKNNLKAFFVVNNGYGESLIDYNWNQTTIGIGISLMEWY, encoded by the coding sequence ATGAAGTGGAGATTTTGTGTACTATGTAGTTGTGCGGTTGTAATGACAATCAGTACTTCATATGGCCAGACGGTGTCAGATGATCATTTATTTGAAAATACAACTGTCCATTCTTTAACTGAACGATGGGATTTATCATCGACAGCTAAAAGGAAAACATTTACGATTTCTCCATATAAGCCTATTTATCTTTTACCAGCCCGATGGACGAGTAAGCCCAATATGCAGCCCTTCAGTTATAGTGAACATATGGGACAACCACAAGCTGTTGATTATAATCGGGTAGAAGCTCGTTTTCAATTGAGTTTCAAGACCAAAGTTACAGAAGGTTTGCTATTTGGAAAAGGAGATGTCTGGTTGGCATTTACGCAAACTGCCAATTGGCAAGTGTACAATGGGGAGATTTCTAGACCTTTTAGGGAACTAAATTATGAACCAGAAGTTATCTTCAATTATCCTTTAAATTTGTCAATTGGGAATTTTAAGGTTAAAATGGCTGGGTTTGCGTTTAATCATCAATCCAATGGAAAAAGCGAACCTACTTCACGAAGTTGGAATCGTGTTATTATGCATGCAGGAATGGAATATAACCAATGGACATTCATGCTCAAACCTTGGATTCGATTAGGTGAAAAAAATAAGACTGATGATAATGCACTTATTACAGAGTATTATGGAAAGGGGGAGCTGACTGTTGCCTATCAACATAACGGACAAGTGTTGACCTTTATGACACGCAATAATATGCGTTTGAATTCTCGTTATAAAGGATTTCATGAGTTGACTTATACGTATCCTATTAAGAACAATCTCAAGGCTTTCTTTGTGGTTAATAATGGATACGGAGAGTCACTAATTGATTACAACTGGAATCAAACCACCATTGGTATTGGTATTTCTCTAATGGAATGGTATTAA
- a CDS encoding DUF5367 domain-containing protein translates to MNKATPSFIFPILSIGFLVWLLATLAFRFAGQFFFLTESPTILSILYLIVVPSMIFLSLFTFKKFNLIGFEKTAAGILLVLPGMLIDTFAIQFFEAIFPNMPATRAASFGSWLMWAYSIVLVTAIISGVRPKQG, encoded by the coding sequence ATGAACAAAGCAACACCCTCGTTTATCTTTCCCATTCTTTCTATTGGATTTTTAGTTTGGCTTCTAGCTACTTTAGCATTTCGTTTCGCTGGACAATTCTTTTTCCTTACGGAGTCTCCTACAATTTTATCCATCTTGTATCTAATTGTCGTTCCTTCCATGATTTTCCTTTCTTTATTCACTTTTAAGAAATTCAATTTAATCGGATTTGAAAAAACAGCAGCAGGAATTCTTTTGGTATTACCAGGTATGCTTATCGATACATTTGCCATTCAGTTTTTCGAGGCAATCTTTCCCAATATGCCAGCAACGAGAGCTGCTTCTTTTGGTTCTTGGTTGATGTGGGCCTATTCTATCGTATTAGTAACGGCTATTATTAGTGGAGTTCGTCCAAAACAAGGATAA
- the hemN gene encoding oxygen-independent coproporphyrinogen III oxidase yields the protein MATPLIQKYNVPGPRYTSYPTVPYWDETSFSRDKWLKSVKETFDQTNEQEGISLYIHLPYCESLCTFCGCHKHITKRHDVEVPYIQAILKEWELYCNILVDKPIIKEIHLGGGTPTFFAPAHLQTLIEGILSRGIKAEGYEFSFEGHPNNTTREHLQTLYNLGFRRVSFGVQDYNREIQKAINRNQTFHDVAKVTLWAKEMGYTSISHDIIFGLPFQQIEHVIDTIEKTKSLSPDRLAFYSYAHVPWIKGNGQRGFKDEDVPKDEEKRKLYEIGKNLLEEKGYIEIGMDHFALKTDSLYKAMNTNSIHRNFMGYTSSKTDLMIGLGVSSISDSWTAFAQNEKNIGAYYEALANNEIPVVKGHILNEEDLIIRKHILHLMCNLQTDLTSDLHLIDFTPMLEELKEMENDQLITIQNNVITINKLGRAFVRNICMALDLRLQRNKPERALFSMTI from the coding sequence ATGGCTACCCCTCTGATACAAAAATACAACGTACCAGGACCTCGTTATACGAGTTATCCTACTGTACCCTATTGGGACGAAACAAGTTTTTCCCGTGATAAATGGTTGAAAAGCGTAAAGGAGACCTTTGATCAAACCAATGAACAAGAAGGTATTAGTCTATACATACACTTACCTTATTGCGAGAGTTTATGTACGTTTTGTGGTTGTCATAAACACATCACCAAACGCCATGACGTTGAAGTTCCTTATATCCAAGCCATACTAAAGGAATGGGAGTTGTATTGTAATATTTTAGTTGACAAACCCATCATCAAGGAAATTCACCTTGGAGGTGGAACCCCTACTTTCTTTGCTCCTGCGCACTTGCAAACCTTAATTGAAGGTATCTTATCCCGTGGAATCAAAGCAGAGGGTTATGAATTTAGTTTCGAAGGGCACCCTAATAATACCACAAGAGAACATTTACAAACTTTATATAACCTCGGTTTTCGAAGAGTTAGCTTTGGCGTACAAGATTATAATCGCGAGATACAGAAGGCCATAAATCGTAATCAAACGTTTCACGATGTCGCTAAAGTAACTCTTTGGGCCAAGGAAATGGGGTATACTTCTATTTCCCACGATATTATATTTGGTCTGCCTTTTCAACAAATTGAGCACGTAATTGATACGATTGAGAAAACGAAATCGCTCTCACCTGATCGTTTGGCTTTTTACAGCTATGCACATGTGCCTTGGATCAAAGGAAATGGGCAACGCGGATTCAAGGATGAGGATGTACCAAAAGATGAAGAAAAAAGAAAGCTATACGAAATTGGCAAAAACTTGTTAGAAGAAAAAGGCTACATTGAAATTGGTATGGATCATTTTGCATTGAAAACAGATTCTTTATACAAAGCAATGAATACCAATAGCATTCATCGAAACTTTATGGGATATACTTCTTCTAAAACAGATTTAATGATTGGTTTAGGGGTATCTTCTATTAGTGATAGTTGGACTGCCTTCGCTCAAAATGAAAAAAATATAGGAGCCTACTACGAAGCTTTAGCAAATAATGAAATTCCAGTAGTCAAAGGACACATTTTAAATGAAGAAGATTTGATAATTAGAAAACATATCCTACATTTAATGTGTAATTTACAAACGGATTTAACTAGCGATTTACATTTGATTGATTTTACTCCTATGTTAGAGGAATTAAAAGAGATGGAAAATGACCAGCTAATTACCATTCAAAACAATGTAATTACCATCAACAAATTAGGCCGTGCCTTTGTACGCAACATTTGTATGGCGTTGGATTTGCGCTTACAACGCAATAAACCTGAACGCGCTTTATTTTCTATGACTATTTAA
- a CDS encoding rhodanese-like domain-containing protein, with protein sequence MKNIILTAILLMFSFFKVSAQEVKAKELVNPTTFESQIANKKVQLIDVRTPKEYKEGTILNAVNIDFLDESFSKNIKQLDKKQPVYIFCQSGKRSAVAAEKMQEAGFDVIELAGGYKAWKAEKD encoded by the coding sequence ATGAAGAATATAATTTTAACAGCTATCTTACTAATGTTTTCATTTTTTAAGGTTAGTGCTCAGGAAGTTAAAGCGAAAGAATTAGTAAATCCAACCACTTTTGAATCGCAAATTGCGAATAAAAAAGTACAGCTAATCGATGTGCGTACGCCAAAAGAATACAAAGAAGGTACGATTTTGAATGCCGTCAATATTGATTTTTTAGACGAAAGCTTTTCAAAAAATATCAAACAATTGGATAAAAAACAACCCGTTTATATCTTTTGTCAATCTGGGAAGAGAAGTGCAGTTGCAGCTGAAAAAATGCAAGAAGCAGGATTTGATGTCATTGAATTAGCTGGAGGCTATAAAGCGTGGAAAGCTGAAAAAGACTAG
- a CDS encoding DUF4834 family protein, with the protein MDIASFGSFLRTLVIIVVIYYAFKFAMRYLFPLFVYKMAKKVERNFQQQQQDFYQQNNRSTQEEPNYTNQSSEGKDKFPRSTKVVGEYIDFEEIEKK; encoded by the coding sequence ATGGATATAGCATCATTTGGAAGTTTTTTAAGAACCTTAGTCATCATTGTAGTGATTTATTATGCTTTTAAATTTGCGATGCGTTATTTATTTCCACTTTTTGTCTATAAAATGGCAAAAAAAGTAGAACGAAATTTTCAACAGCAACAGCAAGATTTTTATCAACAAAATAATAGATCAACTCAAGAAGAACCTAATTATACGAATCAATCGTCAGAAGGGAAGGACAAATTTCCACGTTCAACCAAAGTAGTTGGCGAGTATATTGATTTTGAAGAGATTGAAAAAAAATAA